The Microcystis panniformis FACHB-1757 region GTAACGCTACCTACCCGGACGGGACGGGTTTTGCGTCGGTGAATCGTGGTGTCGAATTCGGAGGCAGTTGCGGGGGGTTTGAGCGTCGATTCCAAGGTTTGCATAGGACTATCACCAACAATCACTCTCCCTATTCTCTCAAAGAACAGGAACGGATTCTAAGTAGGGAGGCACAATTATTTGTCGGATGGGTTAGGGGTAGCGTAACAGGAGCGGACGTTGGGTTTCATGCTTCAACCCAACCTACGTTCATCTCAAAGAACAGGAACAGATTCTAGCCACTCTAATAAAATTGGGTTAAAACGGTCAGGACATTCATCCTGTAAACAATGACCGGCCCGTTCAAATTCTACATATTTAATCCTAGGATTAAGGGAGACAAAACCCTGGGCTAACTGGACGGGAACCATCCGATCTTGTTTGCCCCAACACAATAAAATCGGGATTTCTAAGCGTGGTAAAATTAACTTTGCCGGTGGACAATATTCGGGATGATTGACAGCTTGTGCTAGGGAAATAAAGGCCTCCGCTGCCCCCTCATCTAGGGTTGGGGCGGCGATAATTTGCACTAATTCGTCGCTAACGGCTTTCTTGTCTTCGTAGGCGATTCCTGTCCATTTTTTTAAGACTTGCGGACGACGCAGATAGTAAAATATCGGTTTTAATAGCCAAGGAGAAGTGAAAAAGTTTTCGATGGGAGTGACGATATTTAATAACCAATCGGCGATCATTTCCCGCCGACGGCTGACATCGGGTAAACTGAGCATAACTAATCCGGCTACCATTTCTGGATATTTACCCCCTAGGGCCATACTAACTAAAGAACCGATCGAATTTCCCACTAATACCACCGGTCTATTGATAAAA contains the following coding sequences:
- a CDS encoding alpha/beta fold hydrolase, whose translation is MTTSPAWTERIGYQRDWVWRGWQIRYSFMPAKNPQDADNPPLILLHGFGAAIEHWRHNIPILSQNHRVYAVDLLGFGGSRKVQVPYTVNFWVEQIHDFWQTFINRPVVLVGNSIGSLVSMALGGKYPEMVAGLVMLSLPDVSRRREMIADWLLNIVTPIENFFTSPWLLKPIFYYLRRPQVLKKWTGIAYEDKKAVSDELVQIIAAPTLDEGAAEAFISLAQAVNHPEYCPPAKLILPRLEIPILLCWGKQDRMVPVQLAQGFVSLNPRIKYVEFERAGHCLQDECPDRFNPILLEWLESVPVL